DNA from Strigops habroptila isolate Jane chromosome 2, bStrHab1.2.pri, whole genome shotgun sequence:
TTTCCCTCAATCCCTCTTTGTTTTTGTTCAGCTGAAAGGACTCTGGCTTCGATCGGAACTGGACCTACAAACATCTTACCACCAAAACCGAGCAAACCAACTGTGCGGGTGGAAGTATGACCAAAAATAGGTTTCCTATAGGATAATCTGATAAACCTCATCGTCCTCTAGCAAGGCAACAGCGTCCACCAGTGCTACTTGGCACCCAGCGTGCTCTTGGAGCGCAGCAGATACCGCTCCACTCTGACTTTCCGCCTCTCCACTGTCCTGTTCTCGCTGTCGAAAATCCTCTGGAGGTGCAGGGCCAACCTcctgtcctcctcctcttgctggAGCTTCTGCTCCATGTCCCGCACGTCGGGCACCAAGCCCACCTCTGCCGCCGGGTGCCTCAGTCTCTTGACGGAGCCGTTGTGCTCcaagtgctttgttttgcagcGTCTCTTGCGGCCCCGTCTCAGCGCCGGGGGCTGCTCCCCGATGATGTTCTCCACCGAGCTGCAGGTGCTGTTCTGGACGTTGATCAACTCGCTGTTGTTCAGgtatttcagctgttttttcCCCGGTGCTTTCAGCGTGGTGCTGTCGGGAAGCGATGTGCTGACACCCAGGAGTCTTCTGCTCAGCACTTTTGAGCCGAGGCTGAGACAGGATTTGTCCATGAAGGTGTTTACTTTAAGGTCAGGGACTTCGGACACTCGTGggttgagggaggtgatgtTTGATCTCACATCTGGATCAGCGGCGCTGTCGTCTGTGGTTAAGGCCTGGGAATCTCTGTTCTTCTCATTCCCTCTTCCCAGCTTCGTTTCGCTGATGGAAGGGAAGAAATCCAGCTCGGGGCGAGGGTCTCCTGTGGGGTCGGGTGGAAGGTGATCATCCTGCGCTTGTGGCTGCTCCTTAGTGCAACTGCTGGAGTTGGTGATGTCAGGAGCTGTAACATCTTCCCCAGGCTCTGAAGCCAAGGACGTGAGGGTCGCTTTGGAGAGAGTCTTTTTGATCTGGCGCTCCTGAAAGATCTGCTCCCACTTCTTCAGGATTCTTGGACTGGCCTCGTAGGTCGTTGGCTTCTGCAGGCTCCTGTTCAGGTTTCTCGGGGTGGATTTGATGATGAGGGGGCTCAGGACCCGGCCATCAGGAAGCCTCTTTGGTGGGGTACACGGAGAGCAGACGATGGGCTTGAAGTGGTTGAGTTCCTCTGAGATGCTGTCGTTGCTCTCGGGGCTGATGGATCTCTCTGGCTTGTGCAGGGCTGAGAGGGATGAAACGGGGTTGAGAACCAGGCGCTTCTCTGCTGTCAGGTCTGGGGCCGAGAGGCAGCGGTTGTTCTGGGTGGATGACAAAACCCCAACCAGTGGTGTGGACGTGCTGGTGACGGGTGGcacctgcaaagcaaagcaccagAGCTCAAATGTTTGTCATTGAGGTGAATGTGGACAATGCGGGGAGTGGTTGATACACCTGAGAGGTGGCCAGTGCCACCCTCATGGAGGTCAacaaggccaagggcaaggttctacacctgggtcagggcaatgccaggcacagccacaggttgggcagaaaagtgattcagagcagcctgaggagaaggacttggggtgttgggtgaggagaagctccccacgagccggcttcagtgtgtgcttgagcccagaaccccctcgtgtgctgggctgcacccccagagcgtga
Protein-coding regions in this window:
- the RNF169 gene encoding E3 ubiquitin-protein ligase RNF169; its protein translation is MHYHAPALLKVEDMENQAGKVPRGARGRDPPLGVAGGGTGGWMQLEDIGGCGGVSPHELCASGRGLAPRRSVPSKSEKMAAAAAPGGRAAVPARRGRRRRGRAGAVAEEEEEEKEEVLLAVSECPVCRQALVEAVTPPCRHSLCLACFQRCLQGPGLCCPLCRSRLSTWARAEPAATTATGGGGGGGGEQRPTDQDFIFRAPIKLSKPGELREEYESQLRKLREEKLQEEKASEDLIHKFILDDGDVGKRKMEEQQKKEESLVLKVNQECLPERLSDSENEEPFQGRQTHRSAFVSKTSAYSFAFLSGNLTAKVERSRSCNDTIQERSKSRQRSAPANKTKVPPVTSTSTPLVGVLSSTQNNRCLSAPDLTAEKRLVLNPVSSLSALHKPERSISPESNDSISEELNHFKPIVCSPCTPPKRLPDGRVLSPLIIKSTPRNLNRSLQKPTTYEASPRILKKWEQIFQERQIKKTLSKATLTSLASEPGEDVTAPDITNSSSCTKEQPQAQDDHLPPDPTGDPRPELDFFPSISETKLGRGNEKNRDSQALTTDDSAADPDVRSNITSLNPRVSEVPDLKVNTFMDKSCLSLGSKVLSRRLLGVSTSLPDSTTLKAPGKKQLKYLNNSELINVQNSTCSSVENIIGEQPPALRRGRKRRCKTKHLEHNGSVKRLRHPAAEVGLVPDVRDMEQKLQQEEEDRRLALHLQRIFDSENRTVERRKVRVERYLLRSKSTLGAK